tcaatattccCGTATAAATTTAGCTAGAAAAGTAACAAGGTTTGTTCAACTGTTTAAATTCGTCATCGGATCATTAAATCATAATGTGTTCAAACCACAAgtataatctatttataattaaataaaatgtacaatttaatttatagataaattattaGATGCGATAATTTGAGAGTAAGAGAAttgtagaaaaaagaaaaagagtggaATAGTAAAAAGGAAAAGGGGTGAATAGATTTGACTTTGACCAGAGTGAACAAAATCTTACAATGTAATCAGAAGCATGGAAGAGGTACCCACCGATCTCTGACACGTCATTATCAATCACGTGATGATTGGTGGGTGTAGCGGTGGCTGTGGAAGTGTTCACAGGGTATTATGCGTATAACTGTGTGAGTCACTCACACGTGTTGTTCATGTGCTCTTAACCTTTTTTGTGCAGTTGTGAAGTGTAGCAAGCAACTTcatcctttctctctctctctctctggaACGCAAAatcctctctttctctctctccaaaACGCAACTTCGGTAGCCAATTGTCTTCGGAAAATGTCGgggaagagaaagaggaagttGAAATTGTAACTTCTGTTCATCCTTACTCCCAATTTGAACTTTGCATCTCTATATCTCTCTCtatcattgttattattattattttattaatttgcaTAGTTTATAGGGACATGAAGCATTTTCACACGGTTTCAATGCCGGATCAGTACGGATTTGCAGGATGTGTCGGTTTTTCTTTAGTTCCTTTTTAACTGTTGAGTTTGAATTtcgcaaaaaagaaaaatagagttgTTTGGCCCTAATTTTACTTGGGTTGTAATTGAGAATGTTTGTTAGGGTTTGTGGATCGGATCAGTATTTGGTTTAGACGATTGAGGTGAAGAATGGGTTGACCTAATTTGAATTGCTGAGTCAGTAGCTTGTAGGTTGTCTGAAGGCTGTGTCTGATTCTCAGTTATCTAGAATGCTATTGTGCTGATTTTTAAGTGTCAGTTGCTActttgtatgttttcttttttccaatttGATGGAATTTTCTTGTTTCATCTACACTTATTGCCTGTATCTGAagtttattattgatattttgtcCTTTCTCTTGGAGCTGTAATTGGTGCATCATGACTGGCCCCATGAATAACCATTTCTGGTTTCATGGTTGTGGATTGCTCCTGCAGATCTTTAATGTAGCTGTATGATATATTGTATACTTCCCGTTACGTAAGCCCCCAAATTTTGTACATAAGACATTTACAAGTTTTGAGAAACGATATAAATTTGTTGCATGTTTATGCCATTGTtctgtttaaatattttttctgttCTTTGTTTGAGATTTCCCTGAACTGCTAGAATATGGATTTGTTTACATCTTTGTTGGGATGGAAAACTGTTTCTACTTACAAAATCCTGgttctttatttcttcttcttgcaTCATAAGTTTTTCTGTTGGATTTTGTTTCACTTTTATCCTGCATGCCTTTTCTAATCCTAATTATTCAGGCTAAGCGACACAATCACAGACAATAGAAGGTCAGTTGATGAGATGAAAAGTGAACATTTGGAGCTGCAATCCTGGGCTGATCTCCCTGCTGAACTCTTAGAACTAATCTTGTCCCGATTGATCCTTGCTGATAATATCCGTGCTTCTTCTGTTTGCAAGAGATGGCATTCTGTTGCTAGTGATGTCCGTGTAGTAAGCCAATCACCATGGCTTATGTATTTTCCAAAATTTGGTGACTGTTATGAATTCTATGATCCTGTGCAGCGTAAGACCTACACCCTTGAGTTGCCAGAGTTGAATGGATCCAGAGTTTGTTATACAAAAGATGGTTGGTTGTTGCTATACCGGCCCCGAACTCACCGAGTATTCTTCTTCAATCCCTTTACTCGGGAGCTGATAAAACTGCCAAGATTTGAGATGACATACCAGATTGTTGCCTTCTCTTGTGCTCCAACGTCACCTGACTGTGTGTTGTTTACTGTTAAGCATGTTAGTCCAACTGTTGTGGCTATTAGCACTTGTTATCCTGGGGCGACAGAATGGACCACTATTAATCACCCAAACCGCTTACCCTTTGTCAGTAGCATTTGGAATAAGCTTGTGTTTTGTAATGggttattttattgtttgagcCTCACAGGTTGGCTTGGGGTGTTTGACCCGGTTGAATGTATTTGGAGTGTTCTAGCAGTACCTCCACCTAAATGCCCAGAGAATTTTTTTGCCAAAAACTGGTGGAAGGGGAAATTTATGACAGAGCACGGAGGAGATATATTAGTAATCTATACATGCTGTAGTGAGAACCCCATTATTTTCAAGTTAGATCAGACATTAATGAAATGGGAAGAAATGAGAACTCTAGATGGAGTGACTCTTTTTGCTAGTTTTTTGTCTTCTCATTCCAGGACCGACCTCATTGGAGTAATGAGGAACAATGTCTACTTCTCTAAAGTTCGTTTCTATGGGAAGCGTTGCATATCATTCTCTCTTGATGACTATAGATACTATCCCCGTAAACAGTGTCATGACTGGGGAGAACAAGATCCTTTTGAGAACATCTGGATTGAGCCACCAAAGGACTTTTCGGCTTGCATGTGAAGAATTTTAGTGAACCAAGTAAGCATTTCCAAAGTCAGTATTATGTATAGAATGTTTTTCTACTTCATTTTATAACCCAAGGCTTTGACTGTGTATAACTGTTGGATCTGTGCTTTTGTAGCTAGTATAATGAGACATTTATGGAGCAGCTAGTTTTTGCttactaattaatttatgtatatttgaaattttcattagtGTTCTTAATCTTCTCGATTGTTTATCAATGCTTTCCCCGTAAAAGTTAATCCTGGCTGCATGCATTTTATCAGTGTTGAGTTACACGCAAATCTTAACTGGATTCCTGTGGTTACATTTCCACTAATAGCATgtccattttcaattttaaccaCTAAGATTTTACATTTTCTGTATCTTATCCATTGAATTGCTGTaagtaaatttgaaatgtttataatttagtattatGTGCCATATGGTATGATTACAGTCAAATGTTATTGATCATTGGCTATGAAATGAGAAAGGATCAAAGTTACAGGTAAAACTGCAAAACATAATTGTATGCctgtatttattttaagagCACTAGTGTAATGTTGGAATGGCAGAAGGAACCAAGTCAGGTAACATCTGTGCACACGGTATACTAGattttataattcatattttttacagTTTCAATAATGAtttaacatatttcatttattgcATTCACCTTCAAATTTTGTGAAACTTTTCTAAAAGGTGGGTAGTTAATGTCGTCAAATTGTGAATTTTGTATTGACTGGCTTAGACGAACCTATCAGTAAGAACTGGCAtccatatttttcttaattcagCTTGATGGTGGGATTATACATCTGcatttctaaaaattttaagaacCTTGTCTAGGCAAGGGTCAGTGTGTGATGAAGTGGTCTGTGATGggaaattcagttgttgaaggGTTCTGTAGCAACTAGCAACCtcatgattgatttttttttcttgggagCTTAAACTGATTGGACCAATCTGTTGTttgattgataaaatatatcttGTTTTCAAATGAAGATTAAAACTTtctgtttcaatattttattagattatagATTACAACTCTATACCTTCTCATGTGTGGAGTTTTAGCTCTCCCTCTTTTTTCTCTACTGTTTGTTCCTTCTGCTTGTGAATGGTGGGTCAACATTTCCTAACACGATGTCTATGTCTGTACGCAGCATTTTGATTCAACGTCAGTTCCTAATGAAGAACATGTGAATATTCAGAAGCATGCCCTGTTTGCAGGGGTGCATGTAGGAGGCTAATGTATGTGTAAAACTGAAGTTACATGTTAAGGTAGGACCTCTGTGAGAGGGAAACGAAAGACTTGCCTCCTTGGTTACCAGCTTTGCAGATCCTGGAACATCAAGATTTTTGGGCTCAGGACAGCAGAAGACGTAGTTTATGCTAATCTAgtgatttattaattattattttgggCATCAGTAGTTTATAATATGTGAAGGAATGGACATCTCTAAGAGGGAAGCGAAAAAGACGTGCCCCCTTTTGTTCATTTCGTATCTGTTGATCTTTGACTATTATGAATTTTTGCCCCCAACACAGCAGTACTTATGCagaaaattagtttatattaataataaagacattttttagtttttggccATGATTCACAGTTTTTTACTATGCTTATCAATATTAGTTTAGTTTGTCTACTAATTCAATTTTAGCTAATATTTAAGGGAAAGGAATCATATTGATGAACACTCAATGGATAAGATTCATTATTAAACATGCAACtcttaaaaatatcttttggaAATTGAAGTgtgatgatttttttaatctttatttttcacaaaaactgTTTCTCCTTTTCAAGAAACTTGTCAATTTAACTTGagttgttaattaaaatttaatgatgtgaaaaaaataataaacacttCTTTTGGCatatttgttgtattttaatttttaaaatatttttatcgctttaagataaaatatcagTCTATATTTTGTGtacttattataatttaaaaaataaagcgttttataaaacatattttacaaaataaatggGAGATGACGGGTAGTTCAATGAGTGTTTATTATTTGATGCAAAATTTAtgtatgaaattttgttttgattttgcttCCATTGCTTTTTCATTCCAATTCGTTTTGAGTTCGCTTTCATTGCTTTTAAGTTCTATTGGGTTTGCATCTTTATGGATTGAGATTATTAGAGCTTAATCATGATTCTGTTTTGTGTATccctttatatatttaatttttaaatttggaaagtaaaatatatcaatttttttaggCGAATTTTAAtagtgttttataattttaaaatttatttaaaaaatctgagaaaaaagttattattattgaatttaaaagtatatttgcatcaaattttattttcaaaaccaaTACCCCTTTTTAAAatctcataataaataatttttatagaaataCAAGTTAAACAAATTCAAAGCAATTTTTGAAAAGGTATTTCGAAAAACTCAGTGGGAAACTTTTATTGGAGCTATTCataagaatatttaattaaaaaataaattttaaaaattttaaaaattgtctactattaaaaaaaattaaatataatttagagcTCATAAATTGAATAAGTTATGAACTTGGCcctataaattgttttataaaattttagttattgtttTCCGTTCTTATAAAATAGGTAAATTTTAACTGTAGTCTCTCtaaattatttctttgattttaattaGTCTAGAATTTGAAATCACTACTTCTATTagacattatttatttttcatatcttaagaatatttttagacGCTACATATCATATTTTTCATGCGTCATTTAGAATGATTACATAAATTATGGTTTATACAAACACTTAATTAGTAACATATAATACTGATTAAagatagtgaaaaaaaaaa
The sequence above is drawn from the Vigna radiata var. radiata cultivar VC1973A chromosome 3, Vradiata_ver6, whole genome shotgun sequence genome and encodes:
- the LOC106757825 gene encoding F-box/kelch-repeat protein At1g57790, with product MSGKRKRKLKLLSDTITDNRRSVDEMKSEHLELQSWADLPAELLELILSRLILADNIRASSVCKRWHSVASDVRVVSQSPWLMYFPKFGDCYEFYDPVQRKTYTLELPELNGSRVCYTKDGWLLLYRPRTHRVFFFNPFTRELIKLPRFEMTYQIVAFSCAPTSPDCVLFTVKHVSPTVVAISTCYPGATEWTTINHPNRLPFVSSIWNKLVFCNGLFYCLSLTGWLGVFDPVECIWSVLAVPPPKCPENFFAKNWWKGKFMTEHGGDILVIYTCCSENPIIFKLDQTLMKWEEMRTLDGVTLFASFLSSHSRTDLIGVMRNNVYFSKVRFYGKRCISFSLDDYRYYPRKQCHDWGEQDPFENIWIEPPKDFSACM